From one Dermacentor variabilis isolate Ectoservices chromosome 3, ASM5094787v1, whole genome shotgun sequence genomic stretch:
- the LOC142573811 gene encoding cysteine-rich venom protein-like, which yields MGAHASLCVPPGGRLSHDKREDRFTTRFDVTGQNLGLQFATYAPTGPDWKPVIEDWFNEYADYPPSLVSGFPRRPTRKATGHFTQVIWAKTRYVGCGYAYFIATGTHLPHTRKYTCNYYASGNVVTRPVYQSGATCSACPSSTRCDQSTGLCDCQSSLSPYCAGGGSSGQKGTSWLSWLLVVAAVVFGLALAGAGAYFLRQRYVAHSSTAPSDPTGGTTAG from the exons atgggt GCCCACGCAAGCCTCTGCGTGCCGCCCGGCGGTCGCTTGAGCCACGACAAGCGCGAGGACCGCTTCACGACGCGCTTCGACGTCACGGGCCAGAACTTGGGACTGCAGTTCGCGACGTACGCCCCTACGGGACCCGACTGGAAGCCGGTCATCGAAGATTGGTTCAACGAGTACGCGGACTACCCGCCGAGCCTCGTCTCCGGTTTCCCGAGAAGGCCGACGCGCAAGGCCACGGGCCACTTCACCCAGGTCATCTGGGCCAAGACTCGCTACGTGGGCTGCGGCTACGCCTACTTCATCGCCACGGGCACGCACCTTCCGCACACGCGCAAGTACACGTGCAACTACTACGCGTCCGGAAACGTTGTGACGCGGCCCGTGTACCAGAGCGGCGCCACGTGCAGCGCCTGCCCGTCCTCCACCCGGTGCGACCAGTCGACGGGTCTGTGCGACTGCCAGTCGTCGCTGTCGCCTTACTGCGCCGGCGGCGGGTCGTCGGGCCAGAAAGGCACGTCTTGGCTGTCGTGGCTCCTCGTAGTGGCCGCCGTTGTATTCGGGCTGGCGCTAGCGGGCGCGGGTGCTTACTTCCTACGCCAGAGATACGTAGCCCACTCGAGCACCGCGCCTTCGGACCCGACCGGTGGCACGACGGCCGGGTGA